One part of the Homo sapiens chromosome 19, GRCh38.p14 Primary Assembly genome encodes these proteins:
- the FPR1 gene encoding fMet-Leu-Phe receptor, whose translation METNSSLPTNISGGTPAVSAGYLFLDIITYLVFAVTFVLGVLGNGLVIWVAGFRMTHTVTTISYLNLAVADFCFTSTLPFFMVRKAMGGHWPFGWFLCKFVFTIVDINLFGSVFLIALIALDRCVCVLHPVWTQNHRTVSLAKKVIIGPWVMALLLTLPVIIRVTTVPGKTGTVACTFNFSPWTNDPKERINVAVAMLTVRGIIRFIIGFSAPMSIVAVSYGLIATKIHKQGLIKSSRPLRVLSFVAAAFFLCWSPYQVVALIATVRIRELLQGMYKEIGIAVDVTSALAFFNSCLNPMLYVFMGQDFRERLIHALPASLERALTEDSTQTSDTATNSTLPSAEVELQAK comes from the coding sequence atggagACAAATTCCTCTCTCCCCACGAACATCTCTGGAGGGACACCTGCTGTATCTGCTGGCTATCTCTTCCTGGATATCATCACTTATCTGGTATTTGCAGTCACCTTTGTCCTCGGGGTCCTGGGCAACGGGCTTGTGATCTGGGTGGCTGGATTCCGGATGACACACACAGTCACCACCATCAGTTACCTGAACCTGGCCGTGGCTGACTTCTGTTTCACCTCCACTTTGCCATTCTTCATGGTCAGGAAGGCCATGGGAGGACATTGGCCTTTCGGCTGGTTCCTGTGCAAATTCGTCTTTACCATAGTGGACATCAACTTGTTCGGAAGTGTCTTCCTGATCGCCCTCATTGCTCTGGACCGCTGTGTTTGCGTCCTGCATCCAGTCTGGACCCAGAACCACCGCACCGTgagcctggccaagaaggtgatCATTGGGCCCTGGGTGATGGCTCTGCTCCTCACATTGCCAGTTATCATTCGTGTGACTACAGTACCTGGTAAAACGGGGACAGTAGCCTGCACTTTTAACTTTTCGCCCTGGACCAACGACCCTAAAGAGAGGATAAATGTGGCCGTTGCCATGTTGACGGTGAGAGGCATCATCCGGTTCATCATTGGCTTCAGCGCACCCATGTCCATCGTTGCTGTCAGTTATGGGCTTATTGCCACCAAGATCCACAAGCAAGGCTTGATTAAGTCCAGTCGTCCCTTACGGGTCCTCTCCTTTGTCGCAGCAGCCTTTTTTCTCTGCTGGTCCCCATATCAGGTGGTGGCCCTTATAGCCACAGTCAGAATCCGTGAGTTATTGCAAGGCATGTACAAAGAAATTGGTATTGCAGTGGATGTGACAAGTGCCCTGGCCTTCTTCAACAGCTGCCTCAACCCCATGCTCTATGTCTTCATGGGCCAGGACTTCCGGGAGAGGCTGATCCACGCCCTTCCCGCCAGTCTGGAGAGGGCCCTGACCGAGGACTCAACCCAAACCAGTGACACAGCTACCAATTCTACTTTACCTTCTGCAGAGGTGGAGTTACAGGCAAAGTGA